A region of Vigna radiata var. radiata cultivar VC1973A chromosome 10, Vradiata_ver6, whole genome shotgun sequence DNA encodes the following proteins:
- the LOC106775991 gene encoding uncharacterized protein LOC106775991 isoform X1, with amino-acid sequence MLPEKRVCLDMGGDEHMNEELELRDSLDKEKKLEDGLKLNVVTEEVRGGVLAENGYLSLEDGSPKRSTEIVGTSVSGVKRARINVDEHQPSVHFTYTSLTRFVQVGQKNHEHLWGSRQKLQELLRQWSEWHAKHAMSSNDESEVLESGEETFFPALHVGLEKTSAVSFWMENQTRNDKNTDFMPLADHSVPLYDRGYTLGLTSTDGSSNVDGGLEIIDDPARCFNCGSYNHSLRECQRPRDNTAVNNARKQHKSRRNQNSSSRNPTRYYQNSPAGKYDGLRPGVLDDATRQLLGLGELDPPPWLNRMREIGYPPGYLDVDSEDQPSGIMIYTDREIADQEDGEIMEVESDSSKPKRRMTVKFPGINAPIPDNADLRLWGSGNEPSSSDISRNLLAPHRSNYSSDYGSRGHHRENRLGGDLTDDGPPGDPGHSSSKFSFHPRFSGHEGTRSPSSSRFQSDWSRSPLHDEEPPRPFSFHSLHYSPSERDSGRPWNSSYESVYDRDRDLSFRFMDRPDERHHRSWW; translated from the exons ATGTTAC CAGAAAAAAGGGTTTGTTTGGATATGGGTGGTGACGAGCATATGAACGAGGAGCTAGAGCTGAGGGATTCACTTGATAAGGAGAAGAAATTGGAAGATGGTTTGAAGTTGAATGTGGTCACTGAGGAAGTGAGGGGAGGAGTGCTTGCTGAGAATGGTTATCTCTCTCTTGAAGATGGGAGTCCCAAGAGAAGCACTGAGATTGTTGGAACAT CTGTATCAGGTGTTAAAAGGGCCCGGATTAATGTTGATGAACATCAACCGTCAGTTCATTTTACGTATACTTCCCTAACAAGGTTTGTGCAAGTTGGTCAGAAAAATCATGAACACCTCTG GGGTAGTAGACAGAAGCTTCAGGAACTTTTACGACAATGGTCAGAATGGCATGCCAAACATGCTATGTCATCCAAT GATGAAAGCGAAGTATTGGAATCTGGTGAGGAGACATTTTTTCCTGCTCTCCATGTTGGCCTTGAAAAGACATCTGCTGTG TCATTCTGGATGGAGAACCAAAcaagaaatgataaaaatacGGATTTCATGCCTTTAGCTGACCATTCTGTGCCTCTATATGACCGGGGATATACTTTGGGATTGACTTCAACTGATGGTTCAAGTAATGTGGATGG TGGTTTAGAGATTATTGATGATCCTGCTCGGTGTTTCAATTGTGGTTCTTATAACCACTCATTGAGAGAGTGTCAGAGGCCTCGAGACAACACTGCTGTCAATAATGCTCGCAAACAACACAAGTCCCGACGGAATCAGAATTCTTCCTCCCGGAATCCAACTCGTTATTATCAGAATTCTCCTGCTGGAAAGTATGATGGTTTGAGGCCAGGTGTTCTGGATGATGCAACACGTCAACTTTTGGGCTTGGGG GAGCTTGATCCACCTCCATGGCTTAACAGAATGCGAGAAATAGGATACCCACCTGGATATCTTG atgtGGACAGTGAGGATCAGCCTTCAGGCATTATGATATACACCGACAGGGAGATTGCGGATCAGGAGGATGGGGAAATTATGGAAGTTGAATCTGATTCTTCAAAACCAAAGCGGAGAATGACTGTTAAATTTCCAGGAATAAATGCTCCCATTCCAGATAATGCTGATTTGAGATTATGGGGCTCTGGGAATGAACCCTCGAGTTCAGATATTTCAAGAAACCTGTTAGCACCGCACAGATCGAATTATAGTTCTGATTATGGTAGCCGAGGACATCATCGGGAGAATAGATTGGGTGGGGATCTTACTGATGATGGTCCACCAGGGGACCCAGGTCATAGTTCATCCAAGTTTAGTTTTCATCCTAGGTTTAGTGGCCATGAGGGTACAAGAAGTCCTTCATCGTCAAGATTCCAATCTGACTGGAGTAGGAGTCCTTTACATGATGAAGAACCCCCAAGGCCTTTTTCTTTCCATTCTCTTCATTATTCTCCTTCAGAGAGAGATTCTGGTAGACCATGGAACTCGAGCTATGAAAGCGTATATGACAGGGACCGGGATCTTTCTTTTCGATTTATGGACAGGCCAGACGAACGCCACCATCGCAGTTGGTGGTGA
- the LOC106775991 gene encoding uncharacterized protein LOC106775991 isoform X2: protein MLQKRVCLDMGGDEHMNEELELRDSLDKEKKLEDGLKLNVVTEEVRGGVLAENGYLSLEDGSPKRSTEIVGTSVSGVKRARINVDEHQPSVHFTYTSLTRFVQVGQKNHEHLWGSRQKLQELLRQWSEWHAKHAMSSNDESEVLESGEETFFPALHVGLEKTSAVSFWMENQTRNDKNTDFMPLADHSVPLYDRGYTLGLTSTDGSSNVDGGLEIIDDPARCFNCGSYNHSLRECQRPRDNTAVNNARKQHKSRRNQNSSSRNPTRYYQNSPAGKYDGLRPGVLDDATRQLLGLGELDPPPWLNRMREIGYPPGYLDVDSEDQPSGIMIYTDREIADQEDGEIMEVESDSSKPKRRMTVKFPGINAPIPDNADLRLWGSGNEPSSSDISRNLLAPHRSNYSSDYGSRGHHRENRLGGDLTDDGPPGDPGHSSSKFSFHPRFSGHEGTRSPSSSRFQSDWSRSPLHDEEPPRPFSFHSLHYSPSERDSGRPWNSSYESVYDRDRDLSFRFMDRPDERHHRSWW from the exons ATGTTAC AAAAAAGGGTTTGTTTGGATATGGGTGGTGACGAGCATATGAACGAGGAGCTAGAGCTGAGGGATTCACTTGATAAGGAGAAGAAATTGGAAGATGGTTTGAAGTTGAATGTGGTCACTGAGGAAGTGAGGGGAGGAGTGCTTGCTGAGAATGGTTATCTCTCTCTTGAAGATGGGAGTCCCAAGAGAAGCACTGAGATTGTTGGAACAT CTGTATCAGGTGTTAAAAGGGCCCGGATTAATGTTGATGAACATCAACCGTCAGTTCATTTTACGTATACTTCCCTAACAAGGTTTGTGCAAGTTGGTCAGAAAAATCATGAACACCTCTG GGGTAGTAGACAGAAGCTTCAGGAACTTTTACGACAATGGTCAGAATGGCATGCCAAACATGCTATGTCATCCAAT GATGAAAGCGAAGTATTGGAATCTGGTGAGGAGACATTTTTTCCTGCTCTCCATGTTGGCCTTGAAAAGACATCTGCTGTG TCATTCTGGATGGAGAACCAAAcaagaaatgataaaaatacGGATTTCATGCCTTTAGCTGACCATTCTGTGCCTCTATATGACCGGGGATATACTTTGGGATTGACTTCAACTGATGGTTCAAGTAATGTGGATGG TGGTTTAGAGATTATTGATGATCCTGCTCGGTGTTTCAATTGTGGTTCTTATAACCACTCATTGAGAGAGTGTCAGAGGCCTCGAGACAACACTGCTGTCAATAATGCTCGCAAACAACACAAGTCCCGACGGAATCAGAATTCTTCCTCCCGGAATCCAACTCGTTATTATCAGAATTCTCCTGCTGGAAAGTATGATGGTTTGAGGCCAGGTGTTCTGGATGATGCAACACGTCAACTTTTGGGCTTGGGG GAGCTTGATCCACCTCCATGGCTTAACAGAATGCGAGAAATAGGATACCCACCTGGATATCTTG atgtGGACAGTGAGGATCAGCCTTCAGGCATTATGATATACACCGACAGGGAGATTGCGGATCAGGAGGATGGGGAAATTATGGAAGTTGAATCTGATTCTTCAAAACCAAAGCGGAGAATGACTGTTAAATTTCCAGGAATAAATGCTCCCATTCCAGATAATGCTGATTTGAGATTATGGGGCTCTGGGAATGAACCCTCGAGTTCAGATATTTCAAGAAACCTGTTAGCACCGCACAGATCGAATTATAGTTCTGATTATGGTAGCCGAGGACATCATCGGGAGAATAGATTGGGTGGGGATCTTACTGATGATGGTCCACCAGGGGACCCAGGTCATAGTTCATCCAAGTTTAGTTTTCATCCTAGGTTTAGTGGCCATGAGGGTACAAGAAGTCCTTCATCGTCAAGATTCCAATCTGACTGGAGTAGGAGTCCTTTACATGATGAAGAACCCCCAAGGCCTTTTTCTTTCCATTCTCTTCATTATTCTCCTTCAGAGAGAGATTCTGGTAGACCATGGAACTCGAGCTATGAAAGCGTATATGACAGGGACCGGGATCTTTCTTTTCGATTTATGGACAGGCCAGACGAACGCCACCATCGCAGTTGGTGGTGA
- the LOC106775991 gene encoding uncharacterized protein LOC106775991 isoform X3, which translates to MGGDEHMNEELELRDSLDKEKKLEDGLKLNVVTEEVRGGVLAENGYLSLEDGSPKRSTEIVGTSVSGVKRARINVDEHQPSVHFTYTSLTRFVQVGQKNHEHLWGSRQKLQELLRQWSEWHAKHAMSSNDESEVLESGEETFFPALHVGLEKTSAVSFWMENQTRNDKNTDFMPLADHSVPLYDRGYTLGLTSTDGSSNVDGGLEIIDDPARCFNCGSYNHSLRECQRPRDNTAVNNARKQHKSRRNQNSSSRNPTRYYQNSPAGKYDGLRPGVLDDATRQLLGLGELDPPPWLNRMREIGYPPGYLDVDSEDQPSGIMIYTDREIADQEDGEIMEVESDSSKPKRRMTVKFPGINAPIPDNADLRLWGSGNEPSSSDISRNLLAPHRSNYSSDYGSRGHHRENRLGGDLTDDGPPGDPGHSSSKFSFHPRFSGHEGTRSPSSSRFQSDWSRSPLHDEEPPRPFSFHSLHYSPSERDSGRPWNSSYESVYDRDRDLSFRFMDRPDERHHRSWW; encoded by the exons ATGGGTGGTGACGAGCATATGAACGAGGAGCTAGAGCTGAGGGATTCACTTGATAAGGAGAAGAAATTGGAAGATGGTTTGAAGTTGAATGTGGTCACTGAGGAAGTGAGGGGAGGAGTGCTTGCTGAGAATGGTTATCTCTCTCTTGAAGATGGGAGTCCCAAGAGAAGCACTGAGATTGTTGGAACAT CTGTATCAGGTGTTAAAAGGGCCCGGATTAATGTTGATGAACATCAACCGTCAGTTCATTTTACGTATACTTCCCTAACAAGGTTTGTGCAAGTTGGTCAGAAAAATCATGAACACCTCTG GGGTAGTAGACAGAAGCTTCAGGAACTTTTACGACAATGGTCAGAATGGCATGCCAAACATGCTATGTCATCCAAT GATGAAAGCGAAGTATTGGAATCTGGTGAGGAGACATTTTTTCCTGCTCTCCATGTTGGCCTTGAAAAGACATCTGCTGTG TCATTCTGGATGGAGAACCAAAcaagaaatgataaaaatacGGATTTCATGCCTTTAGCTGACCATTCTGTGCCTCTATATGACCGGGGATATACTTTGGGATTGACTTCAACTGATGGTTCAAGTAATGTGGATGG TGGTTTAGAGATTATTGATGATCCTGCTCGGTGTTTCAATTGTGGTTCTTATAACCACTCATTGAGAGAGTGTCAGAGGCCTCGAGACAACACTGCTGTCAATAATGCTCGCAAACAACACAAGTCCCGACGGAATCAGAATTCTTCCTCCCGGAATCCAACTCGTTATTATCAGAATTCTCCTGCTGGAAAGTATGATGGTTTGAGGCCAGGTGTTCTGGATGATGCAACACGTCAACTTTTGGGCTTGGGG GAGCTTGATCCACCTCCATGGCTTAACAGAATGCGAGAAATAGGATACCCACCTGGATATCTTG atgtGGACAGTGAGGATCAGCCTTCAGGCATTATGATATACACCGACAGGGAGATTGCGGATCAGGAGGATGGGGAAATTATGGAAGTTGAATCTGATTCTTCAAAACCAAAGCGGAGAATGACTGTTAAATTTCCAGGAATAAATGCTCCCATTCCAGATAATGCTGATTTGAGATTATGGGGCTCTGGGAATGAACCCTCGAGTTCAGATATTTCAAGAAACCTGTTAGCACCGCACAGATCGAATTATAGTTCTGATTATGGTAGCCGAGGACATCATCGGGAGAATAGATTGGGTGGGGATCTTACTGATGATGGTCCACCAGGGGACCCAGGTCATAGTTCATCCAAGTTTAGTTTTCATCCTAGGTTTAGTGGCCATGAGGGTACAAGAAGTCCTTCATCGTCAAGATTCCAATCTGACTGGAGTAGGAGTCCTTTACATGATGAAGAACCCCCAAGGCCTTTTTCTTTCCATTCTCTTCATTATTCTCCTTCAGAGAGAGATTCTGGTAGACCATGGAACTCGAGCTATGAAAGCGTATATGACAGGGACCGGGATCTTTCTTTTCGATTTATGGACAGGCCAGACGAACGCCACCATCGCAGTTGGTGGTGA
- the LOC106775991 gene encoding uncharacterized protein LOC106775991 isoform X4, producing MLPEKRVCLDMGGDEHMNEELELRDSLDKEKKLEDGLKLNVVTEEVRGGVLAENGYLSLEDGSPKRSTEIVGTSVSGVKRARINVDEHQPSVHFTYTSLTRGSRQKLQELLRQWSEWHAKHAMSSNDESEVLESGEETFFPALHVGLEKTSAVSFWMENQTRNDKNTDFMPLADHSVPLYDRGYTLGLTSTDGSSNVDGGLEIIDDPARCFNCGSYNHSLRECQRPRDNTAVNNARKQHKSRRNQNSSSRNPTRYYQNSPAGKYDGLRPGVLDDATRQLLGLGELDPPPWLNRMREIGYPPGYLDVDSEDQPSGIMIYTDREIADQEDGEIMEVESDSSKPKRRMTVKFPGINAPIPDNADLRLWGSGNEPSSSDISRNLLAPHRSNYSSDYGSRGHHRENRLGGDLTDDGPPGDPGHSSSKFSFHPRFSGHEGTRSPSSSRFQSDWSRSPLHDEEPPRPFSFHSLHYSPSERDSGRPWNSSYESVYDRDRDLSFRFMDRPDERHHRSWW from the exons ATGTTAC CAGAAAAAAGGGTTTGTTTGGATATGGGTGGTGACGAGCATATGAACGAGGAGCTAGAGCTGAGGGATTCACTTGATAAGGAGAAGAAATTGGAAGATGGTTTGAAGTTGAATGTGGTCACTGAGGAAGTGAGGGGAGGAGTGCTTGCTGAGAATGGTTATCTCTCTCTTGAAGATGGGAGTCCCAAGAGAAGCACTGAGATTGTTGGAACAT CTGTATCAGGTGTTAAAAGGGCCCGGATTAATGTTGATGAACATCAACCGTCAGTTCATTTTACGTATACTTCCCTAACAAG GGGTAGTAGACAGAAGCTTCAGGAACTTTTACGACAATGGTCAGAATGGCATGCCAAACATGCTATGTCATCCAAT GATGAAAGCGAAGTATTGGAATCTGGTGAGGAGACATTTTTTCCTGCTCTCCATGTTGGCCTTGAAAAGACATCTGCTGTG TCATTCTGGATGGAGAACCAAAcaagaaatgataaaaatacGGATTTCATGCCTTTAGCTGACCATTCTGTGCCTCTATATGACCGGGGATATACTTTGGGATTGACTTCAACTGATGGTTCAAGTAATGTGGATGG TGGTTTAGAGATTATTGATGATCCTGCTCGGTGTTTCAATTGTGGTTCTTATAACCACTCATTGAGAGAGTGTCAGAGGCCTCGAGACAACACTGCTGTCAATAATGCTCGCAAACAACACAAGTCCCGACGGAATCAGAATTCTTCCTCCCGGAATCCAACTCGTTATTATCAGAATTCTCCTGCTGGAAAGTATGATGGTTTGAGGCCAGGTGTTCTGGATGATGCAACACGTCAACTTTTGGGCTTGGGG GAGCTTGATCCACCTCCATGGCTTAACAGAATGCGAGAAATAGGATACCCACCTGGATATCTTG atgtGGACAGTGAGGATCAGCCTTCAGGCATTATGATATACACCGACAGGGAGATTGCGGATCAGGAGGATGGGGAAATTATGGAAGTTGAATCTGATTCTTCAAAACCAAAGCGGAGAATGACTGTTAAATTTCCAGGAATAAATGCTCCCATTCCAGATAATGCTGATTTGAGATTATGGGGCTCTGGGAATGAACCCTCGAGTTCAGATATTTCAAGAAACCTGTTAGCACCGCACAGATCGAATTATAGTTCTGATTATGGTAGCCGAGGACATCATCGGGAGAATAGATTGGGTGGGGATCTTACTGATGATGGTCCACCAGGGGACCCAGGTCATAGTTCATCCAAGTTTAGTTTTCATCCTAGGTTTAGTGGCCATGAGGGTACAAGAAGTCCTTCATCGTCAAGATTCCAATCTGACTGGAGTAGGAGTCCTTTACATGATGAAGAACCCCCAAGGCCTTTTTCTTTCCATTCTCTTCATTATTCTCCTTCAGAGAGAGATTCTGGTAGACCATGGAACTCGAGCTATGAAAGCGTATATGACAGGGACCGGGATCTTTCTTTTCGATTTATGGACAGGCCAGACGAACGCCACCATCGCAGTTGGTGGTGA